One genomic segment of Cydia splendana chromosome 5, ilCydSple1.2, whole genome shotgun sequence includes these proteins:
- the LOC134790566 gene encoding protein unzipped codes for MKNKNRFCMGSWLVALMAMLAVPTLADDGMAGIYKTQFNTVTTSSTLKWANLKKENMENYVVGAKTDDGSPVYICRANHDGDMLLGHLGPEYTKCAVSETKAYDTFEVLENIENSSLIVWNQWNRFNPRPDGAIVVNPSDSSDIIGRADNVARISYGQTTGRLITFDEQTKDEGEVLIEIEPVSYKLENVVLEEKASRQNDPLIFRELILSNENDFPATATEEVAYKYNYTVSWGHGHGLSAGLNTTIEMPDGPVKIRWASPLKEERNGFYKIEKHLEPGTSCNVTFRGNYTDRDVQYTATLTTYYKDGITRSRLLQGERIENTVDVEAIYGEVYFTGNYSLVPTTTTTTTTTTTTTTTTPSPAPPASEEEDNDNSIASDIRKPDHSGEMDSHMLGDSSENMGKAPPAKEDIKSASVGPLGSKPNDAGRSVFALSLLVMTPLFKMLL; via the exons ATGAAGAATAAGAACAGGTTCTGCATGGGGTCCTGGTTAGTGGCGCTGATGGCCATGTTGGCGGTACCCACCTTGGCCGACGATGGCATGGCCGGGATATACAAGACTCAGTTTAATACAGTGACCACCTCGAGCACACTCAAGTGGGCGAATCTAAAGAAGGAGAATATGGAGAACTACGTTGTCGGAGCAAAAACAGACGATG GGTCACCTGTTTATATATGCAGAGCAAATCATGATGGCGATATGTTGTTAGGACATTTAGGGCCTGAATATACTAAGTGCGCAGTGTCTGAAACCAAAGCCTACGATACTTTCGAAGTTCTCGAAAATATTGAAAACTCGTCCCTCATTGTATGGAATCAATGGAATAGGTTCAACCCAAGACCAGATGGTGCTATAGTTGTTAATCCATCTGATAGCTCCGATATTATTGGCAGGGCAGATAATGTGGCCAGAATCTCTTATGGCCAAACCACGGGCCGTCTGATAACTTTCGATGAGCAAACTAAAGATGAAGGCGAAGTTCTTATTGAAATTGAACCTGTCAGTTACAAACTGGAAAACGTTGTGCTGGAGGAAAAAGCATCCAGACAGAATGATCCTCTCATATTCCGGGAATTGATTCTTTCCAATGAAAACGATTTTCCTGCCACGGCAACCGAGGAAGTCGCATACAAGTATAACTACACCGTTTCTTGGGGCCACGGACATGGCCTTTCGGCTGGTTTGAACACAACTATAGAAATGCCTGACGGCCCTGTTAAAATTCGATGGGCTAGTCCATTAAAAGAAGAAAGAAATGGattttataaaattgaaaaacattTGGAACCTGGAACATCTTGTAATGTAACATTCAGAGGAAACTATACAGACCGGGATGTGCAATATACCGCTACTTTAACAACTTATTATAAAGACGGTATTACTCGATCAAGGCTGCTGCAAGGGGAACGCATTGAAAATACGGTCGACGTTGAAGCAATTTACGGTGAAGTCTATTTTACCGGCAATTATAGTTTGGTACCCACCACCACTACAACCACAACGACAACGACCACGACTACTACTACCACGCCATCACCCGCCCCACCAGCTTCAGAAGAGGAAGATAACGATAATAGCATCGCTAGTGACATAAGGAAGCCTGATCATTCAGGGGAAATGGATAGCCACATGTTAGGTGACAGTAGTGAAAATATGGGAAAAGCACCTCCGGCCAAGGAAGACATCAAATCCGCTTCCGTGGGTCCACTAGGCAGCAAACCGAATGACGCCGGCAGAAGCGTATTTGCGTTGAGCCTACTCGTTATGACGCCACTATTCAAGATGTTGCTTTAA